From a region of the Sulfuriferula plumbiphila genome:
- a CDS encoding GGDEF/EAL domain-containing response regulator — translation MLSASDIFNASILIIDDKEANVLLLERMLHGAGYTSITSTMDPHAVYELHRKNRYDLILLDLQMPVMDGFQVMEGLKEIELGGYLPVLVITAQPEHKLRALQVGAKDFITKPFDRVEVLTRIHNMLEVRLLHRESKRNSLVLEQTVQELREAESGFRTTEVALSKEKAALDDHVLQLQQANERLVVATIEAHELAEEIDKAKVRMAHLAQHDPLTDLPNRILLNDRLAQAIALARRQGKQLAVMFLDLDRFKHINDSLGHAVGDQLLQSVAKRLTAGVRSSDTVCRQGGDEFVILLADVEHAKDTALSAQKILAVLTVPYRIDQLELHVTVSIGISIYPEDGHDADTLIKSADTAMYHAKENGRNNYQFFEQDMNVLAVERHSIEGGLRRALERQEFMLHYQPKINLETGTISGVEALVRWQHPQRGLILPEQFVWIAEDCGLIVPMGAWVLREACRQAQAWQDAGLPPIPVAVNISAMQFRHKDFLESLTGILKDTGLAPRYLELELTESVLMHDADSTACILKVLKAMGVRLAIDDFGTGYSSLSYLKRFPIDTLKIDQSFMRDITHATADSDDAAIVAAVVSMGKSLNQRVIAEGVETREQLAFLQAQGCGEGQGFYFSRPVTAEELVTLLRTGIAASIFI, via the coding sequence ATGCTCAGTGCGTCCGACATTTTTAACGCCAGCATCCTGATCATTGACGACAAGGAGGCCAATGTCCTTCTGCTCGAGCGTATGCTGCACGGTGCCGGCTACACTTCCATCACGTCTACGATGGATCCGCATGCGGTGTATGAGCTGCATCGCAAAAATCGTTACGACCTCATCCTGCTTGATCTGCAGATGCCTGTAATGGATGGATTCCAGGTGATGGAAGGCCTGAAGGAAATCGAACTGGGCGGTTACCTTCCGGTACTGGTGATCACCGCCCAACCGGAACACAAGCTGCGCGCACTGCAAGTCGGTGCAAAAGATTTCATCACCAAGCCGTTTGATCGGGTCGAAGTGCTGACGCGCATCCACAACATGCTGGAAGTACGCCTGTTGCACAGGGAATCGAAGCGCAACAGCCTGGTGCTGGAACAGACGGTGCAGGAGCTGCGCGAAGCAGAGTCTGGATTCCGCACCACTGAAGTGGCGTTGTCCAAAGAGAAGGCTGCGCTCGACGATCACGTACTTCAATTGCAGCAGGCGAACGAACGCCTGGTCGTCGCTACGATTGAAGCACACGAACTGGCCGAAGAAATCGACAAGGCTAAAGTCCGGATGGCCCATCTGGCCCAACACGACCCTCTCACCGATTTGCCTAACCGCATTCTGCTGAACGACCGGCTTGCCCAGGCGATTGCACTGGCGCGCCGTCAGGGCAAGCAGCTCGCGGTGATGTTTCTGGATCTGGACCGCTTTAAACACATCAACGACTCGCTCGGGCATGCGGTTGGCGACCAACTGCTGCAATCGGTGGCGAAACGCTTGACGGCGGGTGTGCGCAGTTCGGACACCGTATGCCGCCAGGGTGGGGATGAATTCGTCATACTGCTTGCCGATGTCGAGCACGCAAAAGATACCGCGCTCAGTGCACAAAAAATACTTGCTGTGCTAACTGTTCCATACCGCATCGATCAGCTCGAACTCCACGTCACCGTGAGCATCGGCATCAGTATCTACCCTGAGGATGGCCATGACGCGGATACCCTGATCAAAAGTGCGGATACCGCGATGTACCACGCCAAGGAAAACGGGCGCAATAATTACCAGTTCTTCGAGCAGGACATGAACGTCCTGGCCGTCGAGCGGCACTCCATCGAGGGTGGGCTGCGCCGCGCCCTGGAACGGCAGGAATTCATGCTGCATTACCAGCCGAAGATCAATCTTGAAACCGGAACCATCTCTGGCGTCGAGGCACTGGTACGCTGGCAGCATCCGCAGCGCGGACTGATCCTGCCCGAGCAGTTTGTCTGGATCGCCGAAGACTGCGGCCTCATCGTACCCATGGGCGCGTGGGTGCTGCGCGAAGCCTGCCGGCAAGCCCAGGCCTGGCAGGATGCGGGCTTGCCGCCCATACCGGTGGCGGTCAACATCTCTGCCATGCAGTTCAGGCACAAGGATTTTCTGGAAAGTCTGACGGGTATCCTGAAAGATACCGGTCTGGCGCCGCGCTATCTCGAACTCGAGCTGACCGAAAGCGTGCTCATGCATGATGCAGACTCTACTGCCTGCATACTCAAGGTGCTCAAAGCCATGGGCGTGCGGCTTGCCATTGATGACTTCGGTACCGGTTATTCCAGCTTGAGCTATCTGAAACGTTTTCCGATTGACACCCTGAAGATCGACCAGTCGTTCATGCGTGACATCACACACGCCACGGCCGATTCGGACGATGCCGCGATCGTAGCCGCAGTCGTCAGCATGGGAAAAAGCCTCAATCAGCGCGTCATCGCCGAGGGCGTGGAGACACGCGAACAGCTGGCATTCCTGCAGGCCCAGGGTTGTGGCGAAGGGCAGGGCTTTTATTTCAGCCGGCCGGTGACCGCAGAGGAGTTGGTCACCTTGCTTCGAACGGGCATCGCTGCAAGCATTTTCATTTAA
- a CDS encoding PAS domain-containing hybrid sensor histidine kinase/response regulator, with the protein MSEKPLDSLIPNGQAATTDGITERRRQEALLKTGALQNAIFNSANFSSIATDEKGVIQLFNVGAEHMLGYAAAEVVNRITPADISDPQELIARAIALGLELATPITPGFEALAFKASRGIADIYELTYIRKDGSRFPAVVSVTALRNDLDGIIGYLLIGTDNTARKLVEEKLRWTEESFRLMVESVTDYAIVMLDPEGRVVSWNAGAERIKGYHEEDIVGQHFSRFYLGEDVNNGKPRRDLEAVMANGRFEDEGWRVRKDGSRFWANVVYTAIRDQLGNLRGFAKLTRDLTERRQVEAALTDAKSAAEKANLAKSDFLSSMSHELRSPLNAILGFAQLMESDSPPPTSSQQASIEQILKGGWYLLELINEILDLAVIESGRLSLSLEPVLLAEVMLECQAMIEPQGQKRGIRMSFPRFDIPCFVKADRTRVKQVLINLLSNAIKYNQAGGTVVVACSASAPERIRISVADTGAGLPAEKLAQLFQPFNRLGQEASAEEGTGIGLVVTKRLVELMGGVIGVESTIGMGSVFWIELIAAATPQIVAGIAESTPVAQAQVHNAAALRTLLYVEDNQANLKLVEQLIARRSDLRLLSAADGHLGIEIARAFQPEVILMDINLPGINGIEALKILREDPATAHIPVVALSANAIPRDIVKGLEAGFFRYLTKPIKVNGFLDTLDEALEFAEKGISQCK; encoded by the coding sequence ATGTCTGAAAAACCACTCGATTCACTCATTCCCAACGGCCAAGCTGCCACGACGGATGGCATCACCGAGCGCCGCCGCCAAGAGGCGCTGCTTAAAACCGGGGCGTTGCAGAACGCGATATTCAACAGCGCCAACTTTTCGAGTATTGCCACCGACGAGAAGGGCGTCATTCAATTGTTCAACGTCGGCGCTGAGCACATGCTGGGCTACGCGGCGGCCGAAGTGGTGAACAGGATCACCCCGGCCGACATTTCCGATCCGCAGGAGCTGATCGCGCGCGCCATCGCGTTGGGGCTGGAGCTCGCCACCCCCATTACCCCGGGCTTCGAGGCGCTGGCCTTCAAGGCCTCGCGCGGGATTGCGGATATCTATGAATTGACCTACATCCGCAAGGACGGCAGCCGTTTTCCGGCGGTGGTGTCGGTCACGGCGCTGCGCAACGATCTGGATGGAATCATCGGCTATCTGTTGATCGGCACCGACAACACCGCGCGCAAACTGGTGGAAGAGAAACTGCGCTGGACCGAGGAGAGCTTCCGCCTGATGGTAGAGAGCGTGACCGACTACGCCATTGTCATGCTTGATCCGGAGGGGCGCGTGGTGAGCTGGAATGCCGGGGCGGAGCGGATCAAGGGCTACCATGAGGAAGATATCGTCGGCCAGCACTTCTCGCGGTTTTATCTTGGGGAAGACGTCAACAACGGCAAGCCCCGGCGTGACCTGGAGGCGGTGATGGCCAACGGCCGCTTCGAGGACGAAGGCTGGCGGGTGCGCAAGGACGGGTCGCGCTTCTGGGCCAACGTGGTGTACACGGCGATTCGGGATCAACTCGGCAATCTGCGCGGTTTCGCCAAATTAACCCGTGACCTGACCGAACGCAGGCAGGTTGAGGCCGCGCTGACCGACGCCAAGTCCGCTGCGGAAAAGGCCAACCTGGCGAAATCGGATTTCCTGTCCAGCATGAGCCATGAGCTGCGCAGCCCGCTCAATGCGATCCTTGGTTTCGCCCAGTTGATGGAGTCCGATTCGCCGCCGCCAACATCCTCGCAGCAGGCGAGCATAGAGCAGATTCTCAAGGGAGGCTGGTATCTGCTGGAGCTGATCAACGAAATCCTCGATCTCGCGGTGATCGAGTCCGGCAGGCTGTCGCTGTCGCTGGAACCGGTGTTGCTGGCCGAAGTCATGCTCGAATGCCAGGCCATGATCGAACCGCAGGGGCAAAAACGGGGCATCCGGATGAGCTTCCCCCGGTTCGACATCCCTTGCTTTGTCAAGGCCGACCGAACCCGGGTCAAGCAGGTTCTCATTAACCTGCTTTCCAATGCGATCAAATACAACCAGGCAGGCGGAACCGTCGTCGTGGCGTGCAGCGCAAGCGCGCCGGAGCGCATTCGTATCAGCGTCGCCGACACCGGCGCGGGCTTGCCTGCGGAAAAGCTGGCGCAACTGTTCCAGCCGTTCAACCGTCTCGGCCAGGAAGCCAGTGCCGAGGAAGGCACCGGCATCGGCCTGGTGGTGACCAAGCGGCTGGTCGAACTGATGGGGGGCGTAATCGGCGTGGAAAGCACCATCGGGATGGGGAGCGTGTTCTGGATCGAACTGATCGCGGCCGCCACACCCCAAATTGTGGCTGGCATCGCCGAATCCACGCCAGTTGCCCAGGCGCAAGTTCACAACGCCGCAGCGTTGCGCACGCTGCTCTATGTAGAGGACAACCAGGCCAACCTGAAGCTGGTCGAGCAACTGATTGCGCGCCGCTCCGATCTGCGCCTGTTGAGTGCAGCGGACGGACATCTCGGCATCGAAATTGCCCGTGCCTTTCAGCCGGAGGTGATCCTGATGGATATCAATCTGCCCGGCATCAACGGTATCGAAGCACTGAAAATACTGCGCGAAGATCCGGCGACGGCGCACATCCCCGTGGTGGCCCTGAGTGCCAACGCTATTCCGCGCGACATCGTAAAGGGCCTGGAGGCGGGATTCTTCCGCTATCTCACCAAACCGATCAAGGTCAATGGGTTCCTGGACACGCTGGACGAAGCGCTGGAGTTTGCAGAAAAAGGGATCAGTCAGTGCAAATAA
- a CDS encoding putative bifunctional diguanylate cyclase/phosphodiesterase: MTRNDNDGAADTDDPSQPGVSSRHKDRLPAVLEKDVTRRESAVIDDEAAVLSREKSAAAREDAAHLRENAADLRENAAHLREGAAQAREGEAHVREGAATSREREIRAAETIQAASDDHMIMLQQANAHLVIATIEAHKLAEQVQTAKDQLDHLAHHDVLTGLPNRILLQDRLGQAIELARRQGRQLAVMFMDLDRFKHINDSLGHAVGDQLLQSVAQRLVGCVRHSDTISRQGGDEFVLLLPHIEHAEDAALSAQKMLAALALSHRIDRHDLHISVSIGISVYPDDGQDAETLIKNADTAMYHAKENGRNNYKFFEQSMNVRAVQRQSVEASLRRALERHEFVLHYQPKINLHSGTIVGVEALIRWQHPQRGLLAPAQFVTIAEDCGLILPIGRWVLREACLQARAWRQAGLPPITVAVNTSALEFRAKDFLENIRATLADTRLEPRYLELELTESVLMRDAASTDSVLHALADLGVKLAVDDFGTGYSSLSYLRQFPIDTLKIDQSFVNQMTSNPDDATIVSAVISMGKSLKQRVIAEGVETPEQYAFLLAQHCDEGQGYYFGRPVVAGALATLLQTGVSPTLPH; encoded by the coding sequence ATGACCAGAAATGACAATGACGGCGCTGCTGATACCGATGACCCAAGTCAACCGGGCGTGTCAAGCCGGCACAAAGACCGCTTGCCAGCTGTCCTCGAAAAAGATGTCACGCGCAGGGAAAGCGCCGTCATTGACGATGAAGCGGCCGTTCTAAGCCGCGAGAAATCGGCCGCGGCACGAGAAGATGCCGCGCATTTGCGTGAAAATGCTGCCGACTTGCGTGAAAATGCTGCCCATCTGCGCGAGGGGGCGGCGCAGGCACGGGAAGGAGAAGCCCATGTGCGCGAAGGGGCGGCCACCTCGCGCGAGCGGGAAATTCGCGCGGCAGAGACGATACAGGCAGCGTCCGACGATCATATGATTATGTTGCAGCAAGCCAATGCACACCTGGTCATCGCTACCATTGAAGCACACAAACTGGCCGAACAAGTCCAAACGGCTAAAGATCAGCTGGATCATTTGGCCCATCACGATGTGCTCACCGGTTTGCCGAATCGAATACTGCTGCAAGACCGGCTTGGCCAGGCGATTGAGTTGGCCCGTCGTCAAGGCAGGCAACTTGCGGTGATGTTTATGGACCTGGATCGGTTCAAACACATCAACGACTCCCTGGGGCATGCGGTTGGCGACCAGCTGCTGCAGTCGGTAGCCCAACGCCTGGTGGGTTGTGTGCGTCACTCGGACACCATCAGCCGCCAGGGCGGGGATGAATTCGTGCTGCTGCTTCCCCATATCGAGCACGCAGAAGACGCGGCGCTGTCTGCGCAAAAGATGCTCGCGGCGCTTGCGCTGTCTCACCGCATCGACCGGCACGATCTCCATATCAGCGTGAGTATCGGTATCAGCGTCTACCCCGACGATGGTCAGGATGCGGAAACCCTGATCAAGAATGCGGACACCGCGATGTACCATGCCAAGGAAAACGGGCGCAACAATTACAAATTCTTCGAACAGAGCATGAATGTCCGGGCGGTCCAGCGGCAGTCTGTCGAAGCCAGCCTGCGCCGCGCGCTGGAACGGCACGAATTCGTGTTGCACTATCAGCCGAAAATAAACCTTCACAGCGGCACGATCGTCGGCGTCGAGGCGCTGATCCGCTGGCAGCATCCGCAACGCGGGCTGCTGGCGCCGGCGCAGTTCGTGACCATCGCCGAAGACTGTGGCCTGATCCTGCCGATTGGCCGCTGGGTGCTGCGCGAAGCCTGTCTCCAGGCCCGGGCCTGGAGACAGGCTGGCTTGCCGCCGATCACCGTCGCCGTCAACACTTCCGCGCTCGAGTTCCGCGCCAAGGATTTTCTCGAAAATATACGCGCGACCCTCGCGGATACGCGTTTGGAGCCGCGTTATCTGGAACTCGAACTGACCGAAAGCGTGCTCATGCGGGATGCCGCCTCTACCGATTCCGTGCTGCATGCGCTCGCAGACCTGGGCGTAAAGCTTGCAGTCGATGACTTCGGCACCGGCTATTCCAGCCTGAGTTATCTGAGGCAGTTTCCGATCGATACCCTGAAGATCGACCAGTCGTTCGTGAACCAGATGACCAGCAACCCGGACGACGCCACCATCGTCAGTGCCGTGATCAGCATGGGTAAAAGCCTCAAGCAACGCGTCATTGCGGAGGGCGTGGAAACACCAGAGCAGTACGCATTTCTTCTGGCCCAGCATTGCGACGAGGGCCAGGGCTACTATTTCGGCCGTCCGGTGGTGGCAGGGGCGCTCGCCACCTTGCTGCAAACTGGCGTATCACCCACCCTTCCCCATTGA
- a CDS encoding ATPase domain-containing protein, which translates to MSNKVSIRRLTTGVPGLDNLLGGGLPEFSFNLIAGTPGSGKTTLAHQIMFALANPYNRALFFTVLGEPALKMLRYQQQFPFFDINKVNQSIRFVNLSEDLLEGDFDRVLSRIAEEVKDYAPSLVFVDSFRSVVQSARQEEQGASELQRFVQQLGMQMTSWQATTFLIGEYLLPESESSPVFTVADGILWLSQNLQRNSMVRKMQVVKMRGQAQAPGLHTFRINDEGIQVFPRAIIQQGTAVESAIKVARGEERVPMGIPGLDEMLGGGLPVGYSLLVVGPSGSGKTILATEFLAEGVRRGEPGVIAAFEKSPSQLLSNKLYALVKAGQVGVVDTRSLDLSIDETLHDLIEMIHRMQAKRLVIDSLSGFELALAPEFSEDFRGSLYRMIAELTAMGVTILMTSELEDRYTDLRFSPFGSAFLADAIIVQRYIEIVGQFKRVFSVVKVRGSEHSKDIRLFDINDDGIIVGETLSEYAGIMSGRPTVTP; encoded by the coding sequence ATGAGTAACAAGGTAAGCATACGTCGTCTGACAACGGGCGTACCTGGTCTGGACAACCTGTTGGGCGGAGGCCTGCCGGAATTCTCGTTTAACCTGATTGCGGGCACGCCGGGAAGCGGAAAAACAACGCTCGCCCACCAGATCATGTTCGCGCTGGCAAACCCGTATAACCGGGCACTGTTCTTCACGGTACTCGGGGAACCCGCTTTGAAGATGCTCCGTTATCAGCAGCAATTTCCGTTTTTTGATATCAATAAAGTCAATCAATCGATCCGCTTCGTCAACCTGTCTGAAGACCTGCTGGAGGGAGATTTTGACCGCGTATTGTCACGCATTGCCGAAGAAGTGAAAGACTATGCGCCCAGCCTGGTATTTGTTGATTCGTTTCGATCAGTCGTGCAGTCAGCGAGGCAGGAGGAACAGGGGGCGTCCGAGCTGCAGCGCTTCGTGCAGCAACTGGGCATGCAAATGACGAGCTGGCAGGCAACCACATTCTTGATCGGTGAATATCTGCTGCCGGAATCAGAGTCCAGCCCTGTCTTTACAGTGGCGGATGGCATCCTGTGGCTTTCGCAAAATTTGCAGCGCAACTCCATGGTGCGCAAGATGCAAGTGGTCAAAATGCGTGGCCAGGCCCAGGCACCCGGTTTGCATACGTTCCGTATTAATGATGAAGGCATTCAGGTTTTCCCGCGTGCGATTATCCAACAGGGCACAGCGGTTGAGTCCGCAATCAAGGTAGCCAGGGGAGAGGAACGTGTTCCGATGGGAATACCTGGCCTGGATGAAATGCTGGGCGGCGGCTTGCCGGTTGGCTATTCGCTGCTCGTGGTCGGGCCATCCGGTTCCGGAAAAACCATATTGGCGACGGAATTTCTCGCCGAAGGTGTACGCAGGGGCGAACCCGGTGTGATTGCGGCGTTTGAGAAGAGCCCCAGCCAGCTGCTCAGCAATAAGCTGTATGCGCTGGTCAAGGCTGGACAAGTGGGGGTGGTCGACACGCGTTCCCTGGATTTGTCGATTGATGAAACCTTGCATGATTTGATCGAAATGATTCATCGAATGCAGGCAAAGCGCCTCGTCATTGACTCCCTGTCTGGATTTGAGCTGGCACTGGCACCCGAGTTCAGCGAAGATTTTCGCGGATCGCTGTACCGGATGATTGCCGAGCTGACCGCCATGGGCGTGACCATATTGATGACCTCGGAACTGGAAGACCGCTACACCGATTTGCGCTTCAGCCCGTTTGGAAGTGCTTTTCTCGCTGACGCAATTATTGTGCAGCGCTATATCGAAATCGTGGGCCAGTTCAAACGCGTCTTCTCGGTCGTCAAGGTACGTGGCAGTGAGCACAGCAAGGACATTCGACTGTTTGACATTAACGACGATGGCATCATTGTTGGCGAGACCTTGTCGGAGTATGCCGGAATCATGTCGGGCCGGCCCACGGTCACCCCGTAG